CCACCAGCGAATCAAactgataaaaacaaacaaacaaacatacaaacaaaagcaaaagaaaaacaaatataagaaCACTGACTGACTATCTAAAAACACTATATATGAAAGTACCAGTCATGAAAAAAAATCGATATCACTATAATGCAAATATGATATAAGTTAGATCTGAAGACTTAGCTGCTGCTGTATTTCATGCCTTTGACTCCCGACGCTATTTCTGTTCTATAGGGTTATGGGTGTTACAGTGTTTTCTTCTAAGAAAGGTCCCTTTTTCATTAGCTCCAGATCACCTTGAGTCGTCAAAACCTTTATGATTGTTTCAGAGGCTGAGGTAAATTCGCGTTGAGTAttcttgtgatagcgcggaaccACAGCCGActgtatagtgctacctcactgaaacatacaaaaatgtactacCGCCAGCCGGACACATcataatgacaatgacaatggcCGAACCAGACGCCTCACTCCAACATTGTTTGGTGTTTAACGAATTATGTGCCACGGGGCCGATTTTTGGCCGCTTTCAGTACTACGACGAGTACCAGAGTGCCGATTTCTCGCCGTCGCGATTTTCGCATTATCGCGTTTTCGACCTAtggtcgagagtgcgagaatgagaaatttgatacttggccctaacgagccaccatataTTAGGACAGAACATTTGACACTAGGTATTGGAAATTAACCGATATTATATTGCACGAGGCCGAAGTACAAGTAAGGGAAGGTATGACAGAGGTGTGAGATTGAGTGAGAGTTGGAGAGAGAGTGGTAGTGTGAGAGATAGTGGGAGAGGGAGTGAGAGTGGTAGTGTGAGAGAGGAGGGAGTGGTAGTGTGAGAGATAGTGGTAGTGTGAGAGAGAGTGGGAGAGGGAGTGAGACTGGGAGTGGTAGTGAGAGAGGGAGTGTGGGATGTAGTGGTAGTGAGAGAGGGAGTGAGAGTGTGAGAGGGGGTGGTAGTGTGAGAGATAGTGGGAGAGGGAGTGAGAGTGGGAGAGGGAGTGAGACTGGAAGTGGTAGTGTGAGAGAGAGCGGTAGTGAGAGAGGGAGTGAGAGTGGGAGAGGGAGTGAGACTGGGAGTGGTAGTGAGAGAGGGAGTGGTAGTGTGAGAGGGAGTGAGAGCGGGAGAGGGAGTGGTAGTGTGAGAGATAGTGGGAGAGGGAGTGAGACTGGGAGTGGTAGTGAGAGAGGGAGTGTGAGAGGGAGTGTGGGATGTAGTGGTAGTGAGAGAGGGGGTGGTAGTGTGAGAGGGAGTGAGAGTGGGAGAGGAAGTGAGATTGGGAGAGGGAGTGAGACAGAGAGTGGTAGTGTGAGAGGGAGGGAGACTGGGAGAGGGAGTGTAAGAGGAAGAGGGAGTGGTAGTGAGAGAGGGAGAGAGGTGAGTTACTGAGAGAGGATGTGGTAGAGGGAAAGTGATTGAGAGGGGGGGGTGTGTGAGAGAGGAAATGATAGTGAGAGCATGTGAGAAAGGAAGTGGTAGTGAGAGTGGATGTGGGAGAGGTAGTGAGAGAGGATCTGAAAGAGGGAGTGGTAGAGGACGAATCTGCTTTGGTCTGTCTAGCTAGTTAATGAAGTGTGATACTGTTGCATTATCTGCTGTAGATTGATCCTATAGCTGCAAATAATTTTCtggaaataaatatttgataatgacaAACACTTGAACTCGGTTTGTATAGCTCACACAAATAACCATTTACTGACGTAAAATAAAACttgatttaatttgaaatcacatactgatattacatacaattatgtaaatatcatatacatgtaatttcgTGGGATATAAATTACTAGTAATGCTTGATCGACTTTGGTTTCATCAATCCTGACTCTGTCGAAATTCCAGGGGAAGAATTCAATTTATTCTAAAAGTACAATTCTTACTGTAGGCCGTTATCAGTATGGTTTGACCGAGTGGGTTACCACGCTACCGTGCCTAGGTGTGTCATTTCAGTGTGATAGGACTATACATGCGTCTGTCACTTCTGGCATTATCCCTGGAGACGGTCTTAAAAGTACCTTATTGTGCAAATATGACgtcaaaaataccaaacaaGATGTGTTTAGTTTTCTTTTTAATCGTGAGCGTACAAATATTTTAAGTACTGTATTTACATCTTCCGTTGGTTTCGTCTTTTGTCCGTTTTACTCAAGACTTTTTAACTCACCATTGTTTGGCCCTAAGGACATTTATAGTGTTGATTGGCCGAATTTATAACTTACTAACTCTAGATCTGACTGGACATTGACTTCTACCCTTATATTGcattaaatgtttgaaataGGTTTTATGCTTTCACCTGATAATTGAATTATACGAACGGTTTGTTCGTCacaataaaaatctaaaatatgaAATCCTTTACATTGGTTGTCCACCATAAATGGTTTATATTTGGCAAAAATCTTATCGTGGGCTGTTTTAAAGTTGTTGTTCAAGATTTAGTGCTCTAAGATAGATTCTACAACTGTAATAGTGTGATTGAAAAAGCCTTCAACAAACCACGCAATCAAATGCCCCCGTCATATGGCCCTCCTGAGGATAAGTAATGTCAGCTAAATTGTGTTTGTCCGAGTCTGATTTGATAAGCAAACAAAACACTAGTTAAACCGTCTGTATCCAGTATATTTTTCAAGTATTTTATCGCATCTGTTCTACCTGAATGGGATGAAAAAGAAATCTCACGTGGCTGTATGTCCGCGGTTATAGACACTTTGCTGTGTTAGCTTGTCGTTTTTAAAGATAGCCCCAATAAATCTGTGTCCGttagacaaacacttaactctATTCCCTGTGTAGTGGCTAAGATGTGTTGTACACGCAGCTCTGTGTATGATATACAAGGATAGTGAGTCCAGGATAACATTTTACTGAAATCCACCTACCCGtgattcatttcatttcatttgtaatacattgtaaatgatcCAGTAATCCTCTACAGAaagtttttttctctttcattATAccaccccctcccccttttGTGAACCAATTTAATGGCTTCCACAGAAATATAACATTCCAGTTGGTAATATGTAAatttgcatgtacatgtactttgagATTTTTGTCGCCATGGTTACCAGGTAAGTATGCATATGTTTTTTGTGCAATAACGATAAATCATCAAGCAGATCGATTAGTTATTTACTGTAGGATTCAAACgagatttgtttttttcatattgaaaattctggtttcgCGTACAAAGGGGAATAGCTCTCAGACACTGTCTGCTAAAAATGACGACGGCAACTTTTAAGAAAGAATTTTCAAAACTTCCGATATTAATGAAAagtgttcattttttttatttatcttaccCAAGCTGTttacggggcgataaacccatgACAAAAACAAAGTATATCAGTCAACTTGTTATTAGATATACGGTTATATTGGaaaattttcattattaaaaGCAAAACCGTATTTTACAAATACTGTATTGATATCGATGTTGTTGTATGTTTCTGGCGTACAAAACGCATGCATGTGCTTTCGTtttcaataaaatgataatagCATCTATTTTTCTAAACGCCGTCAGATTATGACGTTGTTTCAATAGCAGTGTAATCCAACGTCATGATGTAGTCTAGTTAAAAGCATGGAAGAGAGCAgaggcgcttgcatagaaaaaacaatcttattttttttttatatatgacagtggtatgtgtactccGAAAAGTACAAGCCGTATtacacagtagacataccactaatatatattgtttttaattctcatttcctatgcaagcgcctgtggaaGAGAGGTGTCTCTTACCTGTGGATCAATTCATACTCTTTATATTTCGATGTGTGTTCGTAATCTAACCTTAATAACGAAAACGGTGTTAACAGGTGTGGAAAAgtcaaattacatgtacattgttcaTAAGAATGGACTATGTTAGAATTAGCTAAAATATAACGATCGTGTAATTTGAATCTACAAAAATGACCTCTTAGACAAGACCAACTATAGGCCTCTCAGTATTTTACCAGCTATGTCAAAGGTATTCCAACGTGTTATTCACGACCAATTTAGTAACTGTTTCCAGAATAATTTAAACCCTTTCCTGGTTGCCTTCAGGGCAGGCTATGGTGCCAGTTTACTCTGCTGCGTCTCCTGGATGACTGGCGAATGACCAACAAGATGATTGGTGCCATACCCATGGATCTCTCCAAGGCGTTCgaacacaggggcatgtctatagtcttatattaataaatagccagaaatacctttatacatgtatattaatataagactagacatgcccctgtggttcGACTGTCTTACTCACAATCTGTTGGACGAGAAGCTGCTAGCCTATGGTCTCGACAAGGGGGCTGTGGGACTCATTATAGCAGTTATATCTCCAACAGGAAACAGTGTATTAGGCTGGGGCCCTCGGTCGGTGACTGGAGGCAGGTTTTGAAGGGGCACCCCAAGGGTCCATAGTAGGACTCCCTTTATctaatatttctataaatgacatttttcttACTACATGTACCGAAAATAGAAAAGTATACAACTACGCagatgatttcaatttcaatttctttattaactgtgggacatattgtaatacatgttataatatacacaatcgtaatatacgtgaacagaaatacaaaatataaagtggAGAACGAGTTAAGATGTGTATATATAGCCTGGATCTAATTGGCTTCGAAACTAAGAAGATAATCATTACAATACCCTAGCATACACCAATGAAAATCAACCCATTAATCCCATGGTTTGGTAACAATGATACGAAGGCAATACCTGATGAATTTCAGGCTACATGTGTAGGTACCAAGgctaatgtaaaatattaaataatttgatatatcggatactactataaactgtaagcCTACTCGGAGTCgctattgattttaatttgaagaTTGACACACCCATTTCTAACTTATGTGGGAAAatgcattccttcgttcggacatcggaaacatgcacaatttctattgatgaaatatacaatgtatatctaaacgatgattatatgagtatTTGTGCCtatatgtaatgaaattaacgccgaaatgtagAAGAAAAATGCGTATCATATACAAATAAcatatgtctttgcggtaattagtgatacttcgggtcgaattaagaattttcaggactttaTACTCGAAAAACTTcggtttatcttgagagttaAACTGGCTTATTAATGTTAAgattataacattaaatacttggaaaaaatacatgttttccagtaagtttaattttgacgacctaaactttcttcaaacgaaggaatgcccctttaaaagCATTGGTAATGTTTTATCTAAACAATTAGGTCAAATTTCAACTATACTGCCTCCTGGCTTGGCACTTTTGCGGTAAAAACAGTGCTTTAATAATGGAAAATTCCTAGCAATGGTCTTCACGTTTTGTTGGTGGTGTTCATGCTATTCCTTTAATTCACATCTTAACTTAATTACTGTAATAATATGGATTTCTTACATATAAGGCGCATAAAATTAATGGCAAAAGAGGTTTTTACGATTGAATGTTGTATCGTCTACCtacatacaatatttaattaaaactaaaaatgtatttcataatATCAGAATGGAAAACACAGTTGAGATCATTAGAGTAAGCTGCACTAGGTATGGACTAAAGTTTTTTCCGCTTTGAGGCAGCCAGGGTGTGGAACAGCCTGCCTAACGAACTCAGGACAGCTCGTTCTTATCTGGTTTTCTGCAGACTGCTCCGAATCCTGGATGATTCTGCGATTGTTCGTTGTGCTCACGCTATTAGCCTTCTCTTAATTTTTATTGCCCATGCTTGTAATGCCAAATGCTTTGTCTGTCACATAACTAGTATACCTAATCAATGACTGTCCTTTTTTTATGTCGCTTAAAGTTTGTAAAGTTTagtttgtatgtatatgtacatgtatttaaatacatctaTTTTATATGTGCTTTTGCCCTCATTTATCATGCTCCATACATTCGGTATGCTTTTTATATTGTACTATATTAGCAGAAACATATATGAGACTAATACAATTAGTCATGTTTCTGATATTATTGCTTATCCTGTCAATTTTTACACTTTGTATGTTAGCATATAAGaattatatctatgtattgCCATGTGCTTTTAATTACACAATGACCTTGGATGAAATGTGTGCTCTCTATTTAACTTAGCTGCTCTTAATTATTATATTGTTCACTATATTGCCTTTCTTGATATCATACTCCTGTAACTTTTTTGCTTTTATTCATGTgctgtacatatgtattattaatAGTTTTGTTAACTAAATATAACTATGATATTTCCCATTCCATGTGTTTGTCGTAATAATAGATCTCAATATCTTACGTTCCTGTTATCATGTATACGACATAAAATAAACTTTCTTGGATCTTGTATCCCGAAGTAAATCttaaatgtattatcttatcaAAAGGATTGCGTTTGTTTTTAATAgatataacacaatgtatattatgaaataattttaatatgtCAATTAACATACAATTTAACGCCAAACACACTAAAAGAGGAGCAGGCCCAAGCTATGCTATGACAGGAAGTCtataaaatgaaatgtaaaatcTTATAGATTCATGGTTTATTGCAGGAATGTTACGACAGCGTCAATGGCCGCTGGGCTACATCATCTACTGAGTACCCGTATCGACTGTCATGAAATCGCTACTGTCAAAGTGAAAcagaagggaaataactctgttAGATGAGAAGTCAGGGCTGTGGTTGTTACAGATCTCGGTCAGGGCGGTTATTATGTTATCAAAACAAGAAAGCATGGCTGCCTTGCTGCGGTCATCCTGTCGAATAGGGACCTGCATGGAGATCGTGGCACGTGTGTTGTCTACAGTACATCTGAAAGAGAGATGCAGATGCTGTCCAGTATCACGTGGACGACAAATGTCATTCACACCGGAACGAACCGGTGTTCACAGGTATACGACAGGTTTTCTTATAAGTCAGTGATAATGCCGCAGACGCCTCTGTCGTGCTCATAATATTTGGTCGTGCTGGTACATTTGACCATTCCTagtacaatatgcataacagtTTAATATTGAGAGACATAGTTGAATTGGCTTGTTACAGGAGTTCGTTTATAGATCTGTGAtcaataatattaaaatatttgagTCTAGCTTCTACATTATTGCTAtacgaagggaagtaactctgataacACTGACCAGAATGAGTTTCTGTTCATCAGTCTTTGGAGTGACATGATCATCAGCTGATGTCAGTCCTTTAAGATAAGGCGTTGAAGGTTAAAATCGtgatatttaacattattatcagacattttttgttatttcaaaatatttgttgacacaaatattaaaaatgtgAATATCTCTAGATAAACCTTCAAAGTCTTGTACTTCAGCTACACTTTGTAGCTAGACCTTCAAAGTCTTATACTTCAGCTAGCTAGACCTTCAAAGACTTATACTTCAGCTAGCTAGCTAATAGACCTGCAAAGTCTTATACTTTAGCTAGCTAGACCTTCAAAGTCTTATACTTCAGCTAGCTAGCTCAGTTTACTAGTTTAGCAGGTTGGGAACTCCCAAAGAATTAAGTTGAGACTCGGATATTCTTGATTTTATCAGACATTTTTGTGGATTTTTTATGATTAAGTGTGCTCTgtaaaacattaacattttgcattttattgtagaaaatataataattgaTAACCACAACTCGTTTGCTTATAATAAGGAACTGAGTTCCAATTTGGCCAAACCTTTGTTGAATTTTGGATGTATCActgaaaattggtgaaaattgtTCTGCATGTtcatattgtatctatatataaatgtcactCATGTTAAATTTGCATTAGAATATCAGTTACTTAATAAATATGTTCCATAAACTTTAATCTGGAAATCACCACCATTATGATGTCGctaaaattttattattttaattgcagaaatttacagattaaatcCACTAAACAACATAAATATGATCTTGAACATAAAAAGCGGTCTCCTAGGAGGCTTGAGGCTGAATGTCCAGAGATATTAATCGAGAACTTGGTTACCAACCTGAAGAAAAATCTGAATCAACAGTTATGGAATGTATCTTATGAAAGTGTTCTGGCCATAGTCATAGACTTAAAAAACAAAGGTAAGGACTAGCTATATGCTGTTCAATAATTGAAATTACTATTTGTACAAGTATGTTTACATATCAGACAATCAAGATTGATAGAAAAGAGGTATTATACagtcatatatgtatatttcataaaatcttcATGCTCACATTATAATGATCAAGCTAGTATACTAGCACCAGACAACAAATCAGAGGTTTGACAGATCCAGTGTAAAAAAACACCTCAGAACTTTATCTGAAATTAatctttaattttttgtttgtgtgtaaacTAATTAAAAATGACGTAAGTATAGAAGTATTGGataatttttatgaaactttatttcatgcatttttttatttctactAAATTTGGATGAACTGATATGGAATATGTAATAATTTGcagatacaatttttttttgcagtGGTAGAGGATAACAGGACATTCAAATTATCTGCAAAATCAGGGAAGGAACTCCTAGACATGATTACCACCACCATGTATCTTTCTACTGAAGAGAAGAGCACTCTGACAGGTCTCATTTGGCAGATTATCAACTCAATACCTGGTAGGTATGGTATACTGGTGTACAGGTACACCCTTTCTTATAGTTTATAAGTCTAGAATCCTTCAGTAAGTG
The sequence above is drawn from the Pecten maximus chromosome 9, xPecMax1.1, whole genome shotgun sequence genome and encodes:
- the LOC117333872 gene encoding uncharacterized protein LOC117333872, with protein sequence MAALLRSSCRIGTCMEIVARVLSTVHLKERCRCCPVSRGRQMSFTPERTGVHRNLQIKSTKQHKYDLEHKKRSPRRLEAECPEILIENLVTNLKKNLNQQLWNVSYESVLAIVIDLKNKVVEDNRTFKLSAKSGKELLDMITTTMYLSTEEKSTLTGLIWQIINSIPDFEFAESHFTSYVMACSESNIQISISDLRQKMADSSLKSGEEFLKAVLCYHCSNGELNAGCQILQEMKDAGMTINGQCFKYLVTAYTKTGSVSAEDMLSIMRYL